Proteins encoded in a region of the Dethiosulfovibrio russensis genome:
- a CDS encoding ABC transporter substrate-binding protein, producing MRRTILSILAVSLLVQLAAGAAFATDSRRVVVDQTGTEVSIPEKVERVVITSPWPLPSVYVLFHGSADKLIGMHPASLSAAKYSLLPRIAPEVVEVDSSFIKNGEINVEELLKMRPDVVLYNASNLRNKAIFEKAGIPAVAFSTSVEKFNVMNTLNSWVKLLGEVFQKEDSVKEIVDYGRQTYDAIQSRLAGLAEEDKPRVLILFHYSETQFMTSGSSFYGQYWCDASGAVNVASELRGMTDINMEQVYEWNPDIIYITNFSSFMPEDLYENKALPNHDWSGVKAVREGRVYKFPLGIYRWFPPSGDSPLNLKFLAKHNHPELFEDMDLDKEVRDYYRRFYHMDLSDEEVDRVFHPVREAAGGV from the coding sequence GTGAGAAGAACGATTTTATCCATATTAGCGGTTTCCCTATTGGTCCAACTGGCCGCGGGTGCCGCCTTTGCGACCGATTCTCGCAGGGTCGTGGTCGATCAGACCGGTACGGAGGTGTCCATCCCTGAAAAGGTCGAGAGGGTGGTGATAACCTCTCCCTGGCCTCTTCCCTCGGTTTACGTGCTCTTTCACGGATCGGCGGATAAGCTGATAGGGATGCACCCCGCCTCTCTCAGCGCCGCCAAGTATTCGTTGTTGCCCCGGATCGCTCCGGAGGTCGTGGAGGTCGACTCGTCCTTTATAAAAAACGGGGAGATCAACGTGGAGGAGTTGTTGAAAATGAGACCTGATGTGGTGCTCTACAACGCCTCCAACCTCAGGAACAAGGCCATATTCGAGAAGGCCGGAATTCCCGCAGTGGCCTTCAGTACCTCGGTGGAGAAGTTCAACGTGATGAATACCCTGAACAGCTGGGTAAAGCTTTTGGGGGAGGTCTTCCAGAAGGAGGATTCCGTTAAGGAGATAGTGGATTACGGCAGACAGACCTACGATGCCATACAGTCTCGTCTGGCCGGCCTGGCCGAGGAGGACAAGCCCAGGGTGCTGATACTGTTTCACTACAGCGAGACCCAGTTCATGACCTCCGGTAGTAGCTTCTACGGCCAGTACTGGTGCGATGCCTCCGGTGCTGTGAACGTGGCCTCCGAGCTGAGGGGGATGACGGATATAAACATGGAGCAGGTCTACGAGTGGAATCCCGACATAATATATATAACGAATTTCTCCAGCTTCATGCCGGAGGATCTCTACGAGAACAAGGCCCTGCCGAACCACGATTGGAGCGGGGTCAAGGCCGTGAGAGAGGGAAGGGTGTACAAGTTTCCTCTGGGAATATATCGTTGGTTTCCCCCGTCGGGAGACTCTCCTCTGAACCTGAAGTTCCTGGCCAAGCACAACCACCCGGAGCTTTTCGAGGACATGGATCTCGATAAGGAGGTACGGGACTACTACAGGAGGTTCTATCACATGGATCTCTCCGACGAAGAGGTGGACAGAGTCTTCCATCCCGTTAGAGAGGCAGCCGGAGGGGTCTGA
- a CDS encoding nucleotide-binding protein — MRKIAIYGKGGIGKSTTTSNLSAALSSMGYRVMQIGCDPKSDSTTGLNGGRDVPTVLDALRNNPEGVTLEDIVVQGAGGVLCVEAGGPTPGIGCAGRGIITAFEKLEELDAYEIYRPDIVLYDVLGDVVCGGFAMPIRGGYARDVFIVTSGEKMALFAANNIATALSNFKSRGYARLSGLILNSRNIEKEVEMVEDLAGRIGTSVVEVLSRSPVVQRAEDGNGTVVGLFPDSPMAKEYVSLAEKVLERSVDDA, encoded by the coding sequence ATGAGAAAAATAGCTATATACGGTAAGGGCGGCATAGGAAAATCCACGACGACTTCGAACCTTTCGGCGGCTCTGTCGTCCATGGGGTACAGGGTCATGCAGATAGGGTGCGATCCCAAGTCCGACTCGACCACCGGTTTGAACGGCGGAAGGGATGTCCCGACGGTCCTGGACGCTTTGAGAAACAACCCGGAAGGAGTGACCCTGGAGGACATAGTCGTCCAGGGGGCAGGAGGGGTTCTCTGCGTCGAGGCGGGAGGGCCGACCCCCGGCATAGGGTGCGCCGGCAGGGGGATAATAACGGCTTTCGAGAAGCTGGAGGAGCTGGACGCCTACGAGATATACAGGCCCGACATAGTCCTGTACGACGTGTTGGGCGACGTGGTGTGCGGAGGATTCGCCATGCCGATAAGGGGAGGCTACGCCAGAGACGTGTTCATAGTGACCTCGGGAGAGAAGATGGCCCTATTCGCGGCGAACAACATAGCCACGGCTCTGTCGAACTTCAAGTCCAGGGGCTATGCCAGGCTCTCCGGCCTGATCCTCAACTCGAGAAACATCGAGAAAGAGGTCGAGATGGTGGAGGATCTGGCTGGCCGCATAGGTACGTCCGTGGTGGAGGTGCTCAGTCGAAGTCCCGTGGTTCAGAGGGCCGAGGACGGAAACGGAACCGTCGTTGGCCTTTTCCCCGACAGCCCCATGGCGAAGGAGTACGTTTCACTGGCCGAGAAGGTCCTGGAGAGGAGCGTCGACGATGCGTAG
- a CDS encoding nitrogenase component 1 — translation MRSCCGCPVASGIFRNTVRYCSPSHGGWGIVRTAMLVPECHQLFVSPFACGRHGALGAFVQGFKDRLSYLYIDEADIVSGGYEELIPQAVDRLLERLVKEPRALMIVVSCLDDLLCTDHEAFLAVIRERHPGLRVGVGHMNPISLDGNVPPAVNIQRSMYGLLKRPDEPAIPGTAAFYGNNVPLDEKGEIFEVLRTSGFHDVRHISGCSDFDDFDELSRMSLNLVPTPTGRLAAKDAEKALGIDSEYVPVSYDFDEIEECYGRLLSRSGRSMDLGDYRREAQRSLDETANRLDGLPVVVDASATVRPFCLARTLLMNGFKVDTVYAQKCIPLDRPYLEWISEKFPDTEVLQPEHHRSPIAREAESFRLAVGFEGAYLSGARYVANVANDETLYGYHGVSKLAAMMARAVERPTDLRALLDDYGIVV, via the coding sequence ATGCGTAGCTGTTGCGGTTGTCCAGTCGCATCGGGGATATTCCGAAATACGGTGCGCTACTGTTCCCCCTCTCACGGCGGGTGGGGCATAGTTAGGACCGCCATGCTTGTTCCCGAGTGTCATCAGCTTTTTGTGTCGCCCTTCGCCTGCGGTCGTCACGGAGCCCTGGGGGCCTTCGTTCAGGGTTTCAAGGACAGACTTTCCTACCTCTATATCGACGAGGCCGACATAGTTTCCGGTGGCTATGAGGAACTGATCCCCCAGGCGGTGGATCGTCTTCTGGAGCGTCTGGTTAAGGAGCCGAGGGCCTTGATGATAGTGGTCAGCTGCCTGGACGACCTGCTCTGTACCGATCACGAGGCTTTTCTGGCTGTCATAAGAGAACGTCATCCGGGGCTAAGAGTGGGAGTAGGGCATATGAACCCCATCTCCCTGGACGGCAACGTTCCGCCGGCGGTCAATATACAGAGGTCCATGTACGGTCTTCTGAAACGTCCCGACGAGCCGGCCATCCCTGGGACTGCTGCCTTTTACGGCAACAACGTGCCTTTGGACGAAAAAGGAGAGATCTTCGAGGTCCTCAGGACCTCCGGATTTCACGACGTACGTCATATCTCCGGCTGTTCCGATTTCGACGATTTTGACGAACTCTCCAGGATGTCCCTTAATCTGGTGCCGACCCCGACCGGCCGACTGGCGGCGAAGGACGCAGAGAAGGCGTTGGGAATCGATTCCGAGTACGTTCCCGTGAGCTACGATTTCGACGAGATAGAGGAGTGCTACGGCAGGCTGCTCTCTCGGTCCGGAAGGTCCATGGACCTGGGGGATTACCGTAGGGAGGCCCAGAGATCGCTGGACGAGACGGCGAATAGGCTGGACGGATTGCCTGTGGTGGTGGACGCCTCCGCCACGGTCCGACCCTTCTGTTTGGCCAGGACCCTCCTTATGAACGGTTTCAAGGTTGATACGGTCTACGCCCAGAAGTGCATACCGCTGGACCGGCCCTATCTGGAATGGATATCCGAGAAATTTCCCGACACCGAGGTGCTTCAGCCGGAGCATCATAGGTCTCCCATTGCGAGGGAGGCCGAATCGTTTCGTCTGGCGGTGGGGTTCGAGGGGGCGTATCTTTCCGGAGCGCGGTACGTGGCCAACGTGGCCAACGACGAGACCCTGTACGGTTATCACGGCGTCTCCAAGTTGGCGGCCATGATGGCTCGGGCGGTGGAGCGTCCCACGGACCTCAGGGCTCTGTTGGACGATTACGGGATAGTGGTCTAG
- a CDS encoding FecCD family ABC transporter permease, translated as MAKRFEFKVVLLWALVLLPLLAGLFCIGVGRYSLTVGESFKVLARALAFGRDGVDPMNYSVVVNIRLPRVLLALLCGAGLAASGAAFQSIFTNPLATPDTLGVAAGASFGAVLALLFWDNLLWIQAMALVSGLAAVSLTFWISRSRGQSSVLMMILSGVVVSSMFQAFVSLVKYLADPEDKLPAITYWLLGSLSSITYKSLAIGAPFILFGLAVLVATRWKLNVLSLSEDEARSMGVDVNILRAVIVVAATMITASAISMCGQVGWIGLLVPHVARMLFGSNNRYVVPASISLGAVFMLVIDTVARSATAAEIPVSILTATIGAPFFIFLLKKTGGNRL; from the coding sequence GTGGCGAAGCGGTTCGAGTTTAAGGTGGTCCTGCTCTGGGCCCTGGTGTTGCTTCCTCTCTTGGCGGGGCTTTTCTGCATCGGCGTGGGCCGCTATTCACTGACCGTAGGGGAGTCCTTTAAAGTGCTTGCCAGGGCCTTGGCTTTCGGTCGTGACGGTGTGGATCCCATGAACTACAGCGTGGTGGTCAACATAAGATTGCCCAGGGTCCTGCTTGCTCTTCTGTGCGGGGCCGGCTTGGCGGCCTCTGGGGCGGCGTTTCAGTCCATCTTCACAAATCCCTTGGCCACCCCTGACACTCTCGGCGTGGCTGCCGGGGCCTCCTTCGGAGCGGTCTTGGCCCTGCTTTTTTGGGACAATCTGTTATGGATTCAGGCGATGGCACTTGTCTCGGGGTTGGCGGCGGTCTCGCTTACCTTCTGGATAAGCAGGAGCAGAGGCCAATCGTCCGTTTTGATGATGATACTGTCGGGGGTTGTGGTCTCCTCCATGTTCCAGGCCTTCGTATCCTTGGTGAAGTATCTGGCCGATCCGGAGGACAAGCTTCCTGCCATCACCTACTGGCTTCTGGGGAGCCTGTCGAGCATAACCTATAAGAGCCTCGCCATAGGGGCGCCTTTTATACTCTTCGGGTTGGCGGTGCTCGTCGCGACCAGGTGGAAGCTCAACGTCCTGTCCCTGTCGGAGGACGAGGCCCGTTCGATGGGAGTGGACGTAAATATCCTGCGGGCCGTGATAGTGGTCGCCGCGACCATGATAACCGCCTCGGCCATCTCCATGTGCGGCCAAGTGGGCTGGATCGGACTTCTTGTGCCTCACGTGGCGAGGATGCTCTTCGGGAGCAACAATCGCTACGTGGTCCCGGCCAGCATCAGCTTGGGAGCGGTGTTCATGCTGGTAATAGATACTGTAGCCAGAAGCGCCACAGCGGCGGAGATTCCAGTGTCCATCTTGACCGCTACCATAGGGGCTCCCTTTTTCATATTCCTGCTCAAAAAGACGGGAGGGAACAGATTATGA
- a CDS encoding nitrogenase component 1, protein MHKLTVSLPPFSPDYSGVCSALFELGGMLLIHDASGCTGNYTGYDEPRWYGSRAQVYCTALRELDAVLGNDDKLIDRILEAAEDLNPRFIGLMGSPVPTVIGVDFTGIAKEIETRSGIPSFGFATTGLQLYDVGVSDALIRIAERFVCPSGDRVSGTLNLLGATPLDFGIKNLVPDMRAEFEDMGYRVLSTFAMGSSLDDLSKAASASVNVVISASGYRLAEWFFDRHGIPFVVGQPVGRAQREGLCRLIEEAEFSGESRLPESPCSSEASAFLIGEQVTAMSIGRCLKDDYGIPVHVGCPFMTIPPLRGDGVLSLPSEESVEAVLKDEGYSLVVGDPLYRSLLRRSAVFVDVPHVAVSSKLHWNDPIRLVGDGLDGLLKGVVLE, encoded by the coding sequence ATGCATAAGCTTACGGTCTCTCTTCCGCCCTTCTCGCCCGATTATTCCGGGGTCTGTTCCGCCCTGTTCGAGCTGGGGGGCATGCTGCTTATCCACGATGCCTCGGGCTGTACGGGAAACTACACGGGGTACGACGAGCCCAGATGGTACGGTTCCAGGGCCCAGGTGTACTGTACGGCTCTTAGGGAGCTGGATGCCGTTCTTGGAAACGACGATAAGCTGATAGACAGAATTCTGGAGGCTGCGGAGGACCTGAATCCGAGGTTTATCGGTCTCATGGGCAGTCCCGTCCCCACCGTTATAGGCGTCGATTTTACCGGCATAGCCAAGGAGATAGAGACCAGGAGCGGGATCCCTTCCTTCGGTTTCGCCACGACCGGATTACAGCTGTACGACGTAGGGGTTTCCGATGCCCTGATCCGCATAGCCGAGAGGTTCGTCTGTCCCAGCGGAGATCGGGTATCCGGTACCCTTAATCTCCTCGGGGCCACTCCCTTGGATTTCGGCATAAAAAACCTTGTCCCCGACATGAGGGCCGAGTTCGAGGATATGGGCTATCGAGTGTTGTCCACCTTCGCCATGGGTTCGTCTCTTGACGATCTCTCGAAGGCCGCATCAGCCTCGGTGAACGTGGTGATTTCCGCCTCGGGCTATCGTCTGGCCGAATGGTTTTTCGATCGCCACGGCATCCCCTTCGTGGTGGGGCAGCCGGTGGGCAGAGCCCAGAGAGAGGGTCTATGCCGGTTAATCGAGGAGGCCGAATTTTCAGGGGAGTCCCGCCTGCCCGAGTCTCCATGCTCATCCGAGGCCTCCGCTTTTTTGATAGGGGAGCAGGTTACCGCAATGTCTATCGGAAGATGTCTTAAGGACGATTACGGGATACCGGTTCATGTCGGTTGTCCCTTCATGACGATCCCTCCTCTTAGGGGCGACGGGGTCCTGTCTCTCCCCTCCGAGGAGTCCGTAGAGGCGGTTCTGAAGGACGAGGGTTATTCGCTGGTGGTCGGAGATCCTCTCTACAGGTCCCTGCTTCGCCGGTCTGCGGTCTTCGTCGATGTCCCCCATGTCGCTGTTTCCAGTAAGCTCCATTGGAACGATCCGATCAGACTGGTCGGAGACGGTTTGGACGGTTTATTGAAAGGAGTAGTCCTAGAGTGA
- a CDS encoding UvrD-helicase domain-containing protein gives MTIDREIASLTDMVNSATLPAQKEAITAEESLVVVSAGAGTGKTWTLAWRFVWAVATGRARAGEILTLTFTDKAATEMAERIRLLMEGLLSKTKGLPTVSAALREGLESLEDSYISTIHSFSSRVIRESGLSLDLDPASRVVSAPEEDLFWSQMTDCLDRLDRRWVGRNLSGEVRDFGIALMEHPMTLELLENYGPSGVVRFARGLMDISSSRGDRPEDLLSWAEDLDERHEAVIAPLIAASVEEWRSIHRMWCGPRGILSGLTLGDTKLGIRLAALRDRWCEEIEEDRYIAFLRDLCEAIKGARGKLADSIASLLPEDKVKDHRDSILSRSFIWSLAEEGWSQRELDLTRGLLRLVALCWFCWESRKSGRGLIAFDDMLLHAGRALERNREYAGRFKEVLVDEFQDTNGLQDRLIRSVVSDGDARLFLVGDLKQSIYRFRHADLSLFGSYISKARKGGRYVSLDVSFRTRDVLLDRVNRLFGHIWRDGLGATLRHRYESLRPPMDQPWHGVRQDVSVDPWENIVLETREDESLSAEDRRDRSASLLAAKLTGMVGEKTIWDKAESSARTVRWRDVAILVPSRTLFPSIQRVLGDLWGIPLHFEKNTGYYARTEVQDCVALLRCLFDREDHLALAGYICSPFSGLSLADGSRLLDRSAGKDLSEELRGRYPEIYDRLERWREIGLVQGASRVMEELVADGAVLDRFAEWKRRGVAANLRRTVDLLREYESTLGNGLSGAASWLGEALRKRAKEEEAGAVGPDEDVVRVMTVHASKGLEFPVVVVAGCDSNGKGFPSSLMPSAYLGAALSRDDGGNGDTISRKVHRLLEETAEKEESERLFYVACTRARDCLVLSGSWDPPEDSWFDMAIRSGEVDKASDAEGDLPERSVDRSLPERGPIVTISGLPGGLERISATSWALYRHCPYGWRLRFRQGLDLTWEQPDGETGGGPDMGSLAHWILARWDFSVEGLEKLLSSERSLLPGDLRPIWGDRETKDRLRGWLVDLISSEEGRKLRPLRDSGVLMREAPFRVPLRNGPLLVGAVDVMWPGDDGAYSIRDYKITLEGGAPEGLYEDQLRFYGLAVTIGMDASSVDMALWRLRERGRSEKVFLSPFENWEGLAEEIRKDSLEAAAGPWPKREDRCESCPFFRRCRGMDRLSRG, from the coding sequence ATGACGATCGATAGGGAGATAGCCTCTCTGACCGATATGGTGAACTCTGCTACCCTTCCGGCACAGAAGGAGGCCATTACAGCCGAGGAGTCTCTGGTGGTGGTCAGCGCCGGAGCCGGCACCGGCAAGACCTGGACGTTGGCCTGGCGCTTCGTTTGGGCCGTGGCCACCGGAAGGGCCAGGGCGGGGGAGATCCTCACCCTTACCTTCACAGACAAGGCCGCCACCGAGATGGCCGAGAGGATCCGACTCCTGATGGAGGGGCTTCTTTCCAAAACGAAGGGACTTCCGACCGTTTCCGCTGCTCTAAGGGAGGGGCTGGAAAGTCTGGAGGATTCCTACATATCGACCATACACTCCTTTTCCTCCAGGGTAATAAGGGAGTCGGGGCTCTCTCTGGATCTGGATCCGGCCAGCCGGGTGGTCTCCGCTCCGGAGGAGGATCTGTTCTGGTCTCAGATGACCGATTGTCTGGACAGATTGGACCGTCGCTGGGTGGGTCGTAATCTCTCCGGCGAGGTCAGGGATTTCGGCATAGCCCTGATGGAGCATCCCATGACACTGGAGCTTCTGGAAAACTACGGGCCCTCCGGCGTGGTCCGTTTCGCAAGAGGCCTTATGGACATATCCTCCAGCAGAGGGGACCGTCCGGAAGATCTGCTCTCCTGGGCGGAGGACCTCGACGAACGTCACGAGGCTGTGATCGCCCCCTTGATCGCGGCCTCGGTTGAGGAATGGCGGTCGATTCACCGGATGTGGTGCGGCCCGAGGGGGATACTCTCCGGCCTGACCCTGGGCGACACGAAGCTGGGAATCCGTCTGGCCGCATTGAGGGACCGGTGGTGCGAAGAAATCGAGGAGGACCGCTACATAGCCTTTCTTAGGGACCTCTGCGAGGCGATAAAGGGAGCCCGGGGAAAGCTGGCCGACTCCATAGCGTCGCTACTGCCGGAGGACAAGGTCAAGGACCATCGAGATAGCATATTGAGCCGGTCCTTCATCTGGAGTCTGGCAGAGGAGGGCTGGAGTCAGAGAGAGTTGGACCTCACCAGGGGACTGTTGAGACTCGTCGCTCTGTGCTGGTTCTGTTGGGAAAGCAGAAAGAGCGGAAGAGGGCTCATAGCCTTCGACGACATGCTCCTCCACGCCGGTCGAGCCCTGGAGAGAAACAGGGAATACGCCGGGCGGTTCAAAGAGGTCCTGGTGGACGAGTTTCAGGACACCAACGGCCTTCAGGACAGGCTCATTCGTTCTGTTGTGTCGGACGGGGACGCAAGGCTCTTTCTGGTTGGGGACCTAAAACAGTCTATCTACCGGTTTCGTCACGCCGACCTGTCCCTCTTCGGAAGCTATATATCGAAAGCCCGGAAGGGGGGACGTTACGTATCCCTCGACGTCAGCTTCAGGACCAGGGATGTCCTTCTCGACCGAGTTAACCGCCTGTTCGGCCACATATGGAGAGACGGCCTGGGAGCCACTCTGCGTCACCGTTACGAATCGCTCCGGCCGCCGATGGATCAACCCTGGCACGGGGTCAGACAAGACGTATCGGTCGATCCCTGGGAAAATATAGTACTGGAAACGAGAGAGGACGAGAGTCTATCCGCTGAGGATAGGCGGGATCGTTCCGCATCCCTCCTGGCGGCCAAACTGACCGGCATGGTCGGGGAGAAAACGATCTGGGACAAGGCGGAATCGTCTGCGAGGACCGTGAGGTGGAGGGATGTCGCCATACTTGTTCCCTCCAGGACTCTCTTCCCCTCGATCCAGAGGGTGCTGGGAGATCTCTGGGGTATCCCGCTTCATTTCGAGAAGAACACCGGCTATTACGCCAGGACCGAGGTGCAGGATTGCGTCGCCCTGCTGAGGTGTCTATTCGACCGAGAGGACCATCTTGCCCTGGCGGGATACATCTGTTCCCCCTTTTCCGGTCTCTCTCTGGCGGATGGATCGCGGTTGCTCGACCGGTCCGCCGGAAAAGACCTGTCGGAGGAACTGAGGGGCCGGTATCCGGAGATCTACGACCGGCTTGAGAGATGGAGGGAGATAGGGCTGGTCCAGGGGGCCTCCCGTGTCATGGAGGAACTGGTCGCCGACGGAGCCGTTCTCGACCGTTTCGCCGAGTGGAAGAGGCGGGGAGTGGCGGCGAATCTGAGGAGAACGGTGGACCTCCTCCGGGAATACGAGTCTACCCTGGGCAACGGACTTTCCGGCGCTGCTTCTTGGCTGGGGGAGGCCCTGAGGAAGAGGGCCAAGGAAGAGGAGGCCGGGGCCGTCGGTCCGGACGAGGACGTTGTCAGGGTGATGACTGTCCACGCCTCTAAGGGGCTGGAGTTTCCCGTGGTGGTGGTCGCCGGTTGCGACTCCAACGGAAAGGGTTTCCCGTCGTCGCTCATGCCCTCTGCCTATCTGGGAGCCGCCCTTTCCAGGGACGACGGCGGGAACGGAGACACTATCAGCAGAAAGGTCCACAGACTGTTGGAGGAGACAGCCGAGAAAGAGGAGAGCGAGAGGCTCTTTTACGTGGCCTGCACCAGGGCCAGAGATTGTCTCGTGTTGAGCGGTTCGTGGGATCCACCGGAGGATTCTTGGTTCGACATGGCTATCCGCTCCGGAGAGGTCGATAAGGCGTCCGATGCGGAAGGAGATCTCCCGGAAAGATCGGTCGATAGGTCTCTGCCCGAGAGAGGCCCGATAGTGACCATCTCCGGATTGCCTGGGGGACTGGAGAGAATCAGCGCTACCTCCTGGGCACTTTACCGTCATTGTCCCTACGGTTGGAGGCTCCGTTTCCGTCAGGGCCTGGACCTGACCTGGGAACAGCCCGACGGCGAGACGGGAGGCGGTCCGGACATGGGAAGCCTCGCCCATTGGATCCTGGCCCGGTGGGACTTCTCCGTCGAGGGGCTGGAAAAACTGCTTTCCTCGGAAAGATCCTTACTCCCAGGAGATCTTAGACCCATCTGGGGCGATCGGGAGACCAAGGATAGGCTGAGAGGGTGGCTCGTCGACCTGATCTCCTCCGAGGAGGGGCGCAAGCTTCGTCCTCTGAGGGATTCGGGAGTTCTCATGAGAGAGGCTCCGTTCAGGGTCCCCTTGAGGAACGGCCCCCTGTTGGTAGGGGCTGTGGACGTTATGTGGCCCGGAGACGACGGAGCCTATTCGATTCGAGATTACAAGATAACCCTGGAGGGAGGGGCCCCCGAAGGGCTATACGAGGATCAGCTTAGATTCTACGGCTTGGCCGTGACCATCGGCATGGACGCTTCGTCCGTCGACATGGCCCTGTGGCGTCTCAGGGAAAGGGGACGATCGGAGAAAGTCTTCCTGAGCCCCTTCGAAAACTGGGAAGGTCTGGCCGAGGAGATCCGTAAGGATTCGCTGGAGGCGGCTGCCGGTCCCTGGCCGAAGAGGGAGGATCGCTGCGAAAGCTGTCCGTTTTTCCGGCGCTGCCGCGGTATGGACCGTTTGTCTAGAGGATAG